GTGATTTGGGACCAGCTGTGTGTGTCGATGGTTCCAGTGAGTGTCTAGTTTAGGAAGACCTTCGGTGCATCCTCagcctgtcctgtgtgtgtagcAGGTCCAGCTTTAGGACAGCACGGCGTGGGTGGTTCGGACACCCACCAGATTGTCTGCGCTGAGGGACCTCCTTATGGTCACCTTGCCCAGATCCTTGTATCTGTCCTCACACAGTCTGGAGATAGCCTGGGAACGCAACACTTATTACAGCCCAGAGATAGCCTGGGACAACACTTATGTAACTCAAACATAAAGACAAGACATTGGCCCCTCCCACCTAGGCACTTGTGTAGATAGGTGGTGTACATTctccttagccaatcagaaggcAGAGTGGATCTACTACCTAATTTCTAACACCTATGCAATGTTTTAGTAACTACATGATAGTAGGGGAGTAGGGGTTGTTTCTGAACAGGACCAAGTCAGCCAGGACTACCATTAAACTCTCCTCTTGCCATGTAGCAGTGTTTTCATTCTGCCGTCCTAGAAGCTCTCCTCACCTCCAGTTTAGTGGCTCGCTGGTTGTCAAGTGGCTCCAGGGGGAAGTTGAGGTTGTTGTCGTCGGCCAGGGAGCGCAGGTCAAAGTAGTACTTGGCGTAGACGCTGGCCGGCACGTTGATGTTGAACTGAAGCAGCTCCAGGAAGTGCCTCTCCATCTCATTCctgtgagaggtagagagagagagagagagggagatacaggtagagagagagagagagagagggagatacaggtagagagagacaggtagagagagatacaggtagagagagacaggtagagagagatacaggtagagagagagagagagagagagagagagagagagagagagagagagagagagagagagagagaggtagagagagaggtacaggtagagagagagagagagaggtacaggtagagagacagagaggtacaggtagagagacagagaggggtacaggtagagagagagagagagcgcgagagaggggtacaggtagagagagagagaggggtacaggtagagagagagaggggtagagcatAAATCTCAGCAGTCTTATCCTCCATACTCTCCCAGCCTCCTTTTCAAAATGTCAGAGGGAGGTGAGTTCTCGGGGAGAGGATTGAGGACGCAAGGAATCGAGGGAAGACTTTTGAGATGTACCTGGCCAGCAAGGCAAaatcaaaatctaattttattgatTTACATAAGATGAGTTTTGACCCACATGGCAACGTTCCAATTTAACAATGCGCCTCATAATATTGAGAATCCTAAAACTACCCTGACACCCCTCAAATTCAACTGGACCTCCAAGCCACTTCCCACTGCTTTTTTATATTGTTCTCTCTAAATCAGGGACTGAGACACCTGGGACACCAGATGGGTGCAATTAATGATCAGATAGAACAGAATATCAGCAGGCTCCgagacctcgtagggtcagagttcaATACCCCTGCCCTAAGCACTTAGATATGAGAGGATTGGAGAGCTGTAAGGATGATGGTAGTCGTCCCTcttgcttacacctatccaacCCTCAGGTCTAATGCCTAAAGGTTGGGGTGACTTGTGAAGGTGAGCAgtcaggaggacaggacagagagacactgACATGTCCTCCACGGTGATGTCCTTGAGGATCTGGCAGTAGTCTACGTTCCACACGGCCTGGTCGTCCCACACCTTGGACGCCAGCAGGATGGCTCCCAGTACGATCCGCTTCCAGTTGCAGGGACAGATGTCCATCTCAGCGTAGGTCAGCAGACGCTCCAGGTACACCTTGGGGAAGGATGGACACAGTAAATGAGACGGTCTCATCGGACACTGCTGGACACACAGTAAATGAGTCTCATCGGACACTGCTGGACACACAGTAAATGAGTCTCATCGGACACTGCTGGACACACAGTAAATGAGTCTCATCGGACACTGCTGGACACACAGTAAATGAGTCTCATCGGACACTGCTGGACACACAGTAAATGAGTCTCATCGGACACTGCTGGACACACAGTAAATGAGTCTCATCGGACACTGCTGGACACAGTAAATGAGTCTCATCGGACACTGCTGGACACAGGAACACCAGGGCCAGGTGTTCAGCAGGAGACAGTAACACTGTTACCAGGGCCAGGTGTTCAGCAGGACACAGTAACATCGTTACCAGGGCCAGGTGTTCAGCAGGAGACAGTAACATCGTTACCAGGGCCAGGTGTTCAGCAGGACACAGTAACACCGTTACCAGGGCCAGGTGTTCAGCAGGAGACAGTAACATCGTTACCAGGGCCAGGTGTTCAGCAGGACACAATAGATTATTATGCAGAACAAGAGTCTCTTTTACTCACGTCAGGTCTCAACACGCCACAACACTTAACTACTAAACATGCCCAAAGTGAAACTCCCTGTGGTGGGCCAACTGACTGGTGGGCCAACTGACTGGTGGGCCAACTGACTGGTGGGCCAACTGACTGGTGGGCCAACTGACTGGTGGGCCAACTGACTGGTGGGCCAACTGACAGGTGGGGCAACTGACTGGTAGGGCAACTGACTGGTAGGGCAACTGACTGGTAGGGCAACTGACTGGTAGGGCAACTGACTGGTGGCATACGTACCAGGGTGACGGTGGCATACGTACCAGGGTGACGATGGCACACTCAGCAGTCAGCTGGGCCGAGCTGAAGAGCGTGCGGACAAAGCGGTAGATGAGCTTGTGTTCAGGGTCCACGCTGTAGTAGTCTT
This Oncorhynchus clarkii lewisi isolate Uvic-CL-2024 unplaced genomic scaffold, UVic_Ocla_1.0 unplaced_contig_13406_pilon_pilon, whole genome shotgun sequence DNA region includes the following protein-coding sequences:
- the LOC139402678 gene encoding cyclin-Y-like protein 1, with protein sequence MGATVSCCMSPGGSPKLARRAVELDDYPITTTGDDVSEDTGTYLQHISDREVPDELAQESNPSDNARASTIFLNKSQTDVREKRRSNYLSNHHTSPGLCKKYSSCSTIFLDDSTVSLPNLKSTVKCVTLAIYYHIKNRDSNRSLDIFDEKIHPLTREKVPEDYYSVDPEHKLIYRFVRTLFSSAQLTAECAIVTLVYLERLLTYAEMDICPCNWKRIVLGAILLASKVWDDQAVWNVDYCQILKDITVEDMNEMERHFLELLQFNINVPASVYAKYYFDLRSLADDNNLNFPLEPLDNQRATKLEAISRLCEDRYKDLGKVTIRRSLSADNLVGVRTTHAVLS